A section of the Malus sylvestris chromosome 17, drMalSylv7.2, whole genome shotgun sequence genome encodes:
- the LOC126609817 gene encoding uncharacterized protein LOC126609817 isoform X1 gives MKYFKSLILLGLLLGTLVFVSSTGVAETSKNENKATESKTVDDSTETKPNGYGYGGGGYGGWGGRGSGDYGGGGWGGGGWDGWGKGGWGGRGSGNYGGGGWGGGGWDGWGKGGWVGGGGEGGRGWRKDSGGEN, from the exons ATGAAATATTTCAAGTCTTTGATTTTGCTAGGCCTTCTGCTTGGCACCCTAGTTTTCGTCTCTTCCACTGGTGTAGCTGAGACATCCAAAAATGAGAACAAAG CAACAGAGTCAAAAACAGTCGATGATAGCACTGAAACAAAGCCTAATGGATATGGATATGGAGGTGGCGGCTATGGTGGTTGGGGAGGCAGAGGAAGTGGTGACTATGGAGGTGGAGGCTGGGGAGGAGGTGGTTGGGATGGTTGGGGGAAAGGTGGTTGGGGAGGCAGAGGAAGTGGTAACTATGGAGGTGGAGGCTGGGGAGGAGGTGGTTGGGATGGTTGGGGGAAAGGTGGTTGGGTAGGTGGCGGGGGGGAAGGCGGTAGAGGCTGGAGGAAAGATAGTGGTGGAGAAAACTAA
- the LOC126609817 gene encoding glycine-rich cell wall structural protein-like isoform X2 produces the protein MKYFKSLILLGLLLGTLVFVSSTGVAETSKNENKESKTVDDSTETKPNGYGYGGGGYGGWGGRGSGDYGGGGWGGGGWDGWGKGGWGGRGSGNYGGGGWGGGGWDGWGKGGWVGGGGEGGRGWRKDSGGEN, from the exons ATGAAATATTTCAAGTCTTTGATTTTGCTAGGCCTTCTGCTTGGCACCCTAGTTTTCGTCTCTTCCACTGGTGTAGCTGAGACATCCAAAAATGAGAACAAAG AGTCAAAAACAGTCGATGATAGCACTGAAACAAAGCCTAATGGATATGGATATGGAGGTGGCGGCTATGGTGGTTGGGGAGGCAGAGGAAGTGGTGACTATGGAGGTGGAGGCTGGGGAGGAGGTGGTTGGGATGGTTGGGGGAAAGGTGGTTGGGGAGGCAGAGGAAGTGGTAACTATGGAGGTGGAGGCTGGGGAGGAGGTGGTTGGGATGGTTGGGGGAAAGGTGGTTGGGTAGGTGGCGGGGGGGAAGGCGGTAGAGGCTGGAGGAAAGATAGTGGTGGAGAAAACTAA
- the LOC126609817 gene encoding glycine-rich cell wall structural protein-like isoform X3, with protein MKYFKSLILLGLLLGTLVFVSSTGVAETSKNENKATESKTVDDSTETKPNGYGYGGGGYGGWGGRGSGDYGGGGWGGGGWDGWGKGGGWVGGGGEGGRGWRKDSGGEN; from the exons ATGAAATATTTCAAGTCTTTGATTTTGCTAGGCCTTCTGCTTGGCACCCTAGTTTTCGTCTCTTCCACTGGTGTAGCTGAGACATCCAAAAATGAGAACAAAG CAACAGAGTCAAAAACAGTCGATGATAGCACTGAAACAAAGCCTAATGGATATGGATATGGAGGTGGCGGCTATGGTGGTTGGGGAGGCAGAGGAAGTGGTGACTATGGAGGTGGAGGCTGGGGAGGAGGTGGTTGGGATGGTTGGGGGAAAGGTG GTGGTTGGGTAGGTGGCGGGGGGGAAGGCGGTAGAGGCTGGAGGAAAGATAGTGGTGGAGAAAACTAA